A stretch of Camelina sativa cultivar DH55 chromosome 18, Cs, whole genome shotgun sequence DNA encodes these proteins:
- the LOC104760912 gene encoding formin-B-like, whose amino-acid sequence METNQFHTLSTLVVVVVMLLVSVTPTVPSKDEVVSCTMCSSCDNPCTPVQSSPPPPSPPPPSTPTTAACPPPPSPPSPSSGGSSGGGSSYYYPPPSSGGKYPPPYGDGGQGYYYPPPYSGNYPTPPPPNPIVPYFPFYYHTPPPGSGSDRFTSSYYITFALFAVLLCLV is encoded by the coding sequence ATGGAAACAAACCAGTTCCACACTTTGTCTacacttgttgttgttgttgttatgctGCTAGTGTCAGTAACCCCGACAGTGCCATCTAAAGACGAGGTTGTTTCTTGTACAATGTGTTCTTCATGCGACAACCCTTGTACTCCAGTCCAAtcatctcctcctccgccttctCCTCCCCCACCGTCAACTCCCACAACCGCCGCATGTCCTCCGCCTCCTTCTCCTCCTAGTCCTAGTTCCGGCGGCAGTAGCGGTGGTGGTAGCTCTTACTATTACCCTCCTCCTTCTTCTGGCGGCAAATACCCTCCACCGTACGGTGACGGTGGTCAAGGCTATTACTATCCTCCGCCTTATTCAGGAAACTACCCTACGCCGCCTCCGCCGAATCCGATCGTCCCTTATTTCCCGTTTTACTATCATACTCCACCACCAGGTTCTGGCTCAGATCGGTTTACGAGTTCCTATTATATTACTTTTGCTCTTTTCGCTGTCTTACTCTGTTTAGTGTGA